One genomic segment of Hydra vulgaris chromosome 14, alternate assembly HydraT2T_AEP includes these proteins:
- the LOC136091042 gene encoding uncharacterized protein LOC136091042: protein MNVRSEAQGLLSRFQSYETIVTLCLFKEIFTILGSLNKILQGETLDFSVVIMSVDVSLENLQVLRDSSGKNVILSAVKIATEAQLEQQTFVEKRTRRKKQLGFDETEDEWLTQAEDQWLAEVFYTVVDSATAVLDDKFSQRKFLESIDIFLLKNMSEDISHNFHNSNSQEKIQSVLEKFKICISLNEFTTEIIDFVKIYRKAAEKDNKTLPSFLTIYNFIVRTMLDAVFPSVAVLYKIFNTIPTNSVECEDRFLLSVEHEKMWNLTHSDIIKNYADTNE from the coding sequence atgaatgttCGAAGTGAAGCGCAAGGTCTTTTATCCCGATTTCAGTCATATGAAACAATTGTGACTTTATGTCtcttcaaagaaatttttactatCTTGGGTTCCctaaataaaattcttcaagGAGAAACACTTGATTTTTCCGTTGTTATAATGTCTGTCGATGTATCACTGGAAAATCTTCAAGTCCTAAGGGACAGTTCTggcaaaaatgttattttatctGCTGTTAAAATTGCAACTGAAGCTCAGCTTGAACAGCAAACATTTGTTGAGAAAAGGACTCGCAGAAAAAAACAACTAGGCTTTGATGAAACAGAAGATGAGTGGCTTACTCAGGCTGAAGATCAGTGGCTAGCAGAAGTGTTTTATACTGTAGTTGATTCAGCAACTGCAGTTCTTGATGACAAATTTTCACAGCGGAAATTTTTAGAAAGcatagacatttttttattgaagaatatGAGTGAAGATATTAGTCATAATTTTCATAACTCTAATTCACAAGAAAAAATTCAATCAGTGCttgagaaatttaaaatttgtatcagTTTAAATGAATTCACAACTGAAATCATTGATTTTGTGAAGATCTACAGAAAGGCTGCTGAGAAAGATAACAAAACTTTGCCTTCTTTTCTCAccatttacaattttatagtGAGGACTATGTTAGATGCTGTATTTCCCTCTGTTGCAGTTCTATACAAGATATTTAATACAATTCCGACAAATTCAGTAGAGTGTGAGGATCGTTTTCTCTTGTCAGTGGAACATGAGAAAATGTGGAATTTGACGCATTCagacataataaaaaactatgctGATACGAATGAGTGA
- the LOC136091043 gene encoding uncharacterized protein LOC136091043: MLKQGRLKQMKVEADVLLNERNTERVTVEMGNYEVPVTAASDLTLAEKIIQKQPDNVVNVNENDPAKFLELKNAKMIDKKQFIVLGPTKHSKLSKYYTESVKVNDIEVAQKRSWLTYSLSLDKIFCTVCLCFGPREDINSLRDGFDNWLNLSHIITKHCTQKIHQNAAEAMAHALSDSTIDKILSIKTIRHLSKKRKEAEKLHQYLIRVIDAIRYLIADSISLRGNEKANFYNNSEKNEVFQYGAGLFLNLLNLLSQYDEVLNEKLSNIRSTKKQSAGRGARIMFLSNYTQNKPIHTMTQMVKKDISEEVSNSVFFSLSADGTTDITLCEQTSFVLRYVTLAAEKAAVKEHLISMVETETTTGEGINEKIKDKLKSNNVDIQKCVGMSFDGASNMQGINKGVVTHLKHCSPMAINIYCGSHGTNLVMKTYAKSSVVSVNLFGTENKRGDVQKLKTFLYGNSRK, from the coding sequence ATGTTAAAGCAAGGGCGGCTGAAACAGATGAAGGTAGAGGCAGACGTATTGCTAAACGAAAGGAATACCGAGAGAGTGACTGTAGAAATGGGTAATTATGAAGTGCCTGTAACTGCAGCGTCGGACCTAACTCTAGcagaaaaaattattcagaagCAACCAGACAACGTTGTAAATGTCAATGAAAATGATCCAGCTAAATTCCTAGAACTGAAAAATGCAAAGATGATtgataaaaagcaatttattgTATTAGGGCCAACAAAACATTCAAAGTTATCTAAGTATTACACTGAATCAGTTAAAGTTAATGACATTGAAGTTGCGCAGAAAAGGTCATGGCTAACCTATTCTCTATCACTAGACAAAATTTTTTGCACTGTTTGTTTATGCTTTGGACCAAGAGAGGACATAAATTCTTTACGTGATGGGTTTGATAACTGGTTAAACTTAAGTCACATCATAACAAAGCATTGCACCCAGAAAATCCATCAAAATGCTGCTGAAGCTATGGCTCATGCATTATCAGACTCCacaattgataaaatattaagtattaaaacCATAAGACATCTGAGCAAAAAACGTAAAGAAGCGGAGAAACTACATCAATACCTAATACGAGTTATTGATGCTATTCGGTATTTGATTGCAGACAGTATTTCTTTACGTGGAAATGAGAAAGCTAACTTTTACAACAACTCTGAAAAAAATGAAGTCTTTCAATATGGTGCGggtttatttctaaatttgttaaatttactCAGTCAGTATGATGAGGTGCTGAatgaaaaactttcaaatattCGCAGTACTAAAAAACAATCTGCTGGAAGGGGTGCTAGAATTATGTTTCTTTCTAACTACACACAAAACAAGCCGATTCATACTATGACACAGATGGTCAAGAAGGATATTTCAGAAGAAGTAAGTAACTCAGTATTCTTTTCACTATCAGCTGATGGCACCACTGATATTACACTCTGTGAGCAAACTTCTTTTGTATTACGTTATGTTACGCTTGCTGCAGAAAAGGCCGCTGTAAAGGAACATCTGATTTCAATGGTTGAAACTGAAACAACTACTGGTGAaggaataaatgaaaaaatcaaagataAACTCAAATCAAATAACGTAGATATTCAAAAGTGTGTGGGTATGTCTTTTGATGGTGCGAGCAATATGCAAGGAATAAACAAAGGAGTTGTAACACATTTGAAGCATTGTTCTCCCATggcaataaatatttattgtggATCTCATGGAACAAATCTGGTAATGAAAACTTATGCAAAATCTTCTGTTGTTTCTGTTAACCTTTTTGGAACAGAAAACAAGCGTGGTGATGTGCAAAAATTAAAGACTTTTCTATACGGAAATTCAAggaaatga